The genomic interval GACCTTGCCGCGAACGACGCCGAGGATGTGATGCTGGCGATTGCCGCCATACATCCAGCTCAGGCTGTCGTCGACCATGCGTTCCGACAAGCGAAGCCCGCAGATCATTTCGAGCTGCCGGCGCGTTGCCGCGGGATCCGGCGTCGTCAGATTGAGGTGATCCATACGATTGGGACCGACGCCATGGGTTGGGTGACGTCGCGAATTGATCTTGTTGCGAATGGGGGTGTGGATCTCGAAGCGCAGCCCCTCGGGCGTGGCAAAGGTGACGCTGGCCTCGATGCACTTCAGGCTCGGTTCTCGCGACTGGATCCGGCAACCCGCGCCTTCGACACGCGACGCCACCTCACGGACCGCTTCGACCGTCAACGCCTCCAATCCGATCGTATGCACGGCGTTTTCGTGCGACCTGAACAGCACCAGTTCGGCCGCGCGTCCATTTGAGCTCAGCCAGGTCTGGCGGTCATCCGAATGGGTAACGTGCAACCCGAGGATTTCGGTCGCTTCCCGCACCACCGCCTCGGTCACGGTCGTATTGATCTTCACGTGCCCGACTGCGTTCACCAAATGCGACATCGCCGCCTCCCGACTTTTGAGCTGTTTGAGCCTCTGCTACCGCATTGAAAGGGCAATGGCAATATATTTTCGATCATAATTGATTATTTCGAAAATATGTGAGATGGACGCCACCTTCAACGGCCGAGAAGGCTCCCGGCACACGGAGAAGGTGAGAGCGATGGCAGGCGTAAAACAGAGCAATCCGTTCGCGTGGGACGATCCATTCCTGCTCGAGACACAACTTGCCGAGGAAGAGCGGATGATTCGCAACACCGCGCGCGCCTATGTGCAGGAGCGCCTTGCTCCGCGTGTCCGACAGGCCTTCCGCAACGAGCGCACCGACCCGGCGATCTTCCGCGAGATGGGCGAGCTCGGCCTTTTGGGTGTGACCATCCCCGAGGCCTATGGCGGCATCGGCGCATCCTACGTCGCTTACGGTCTCATTGCGCGCGAGGTCGAACGCGTCGATAGCGGCTACCGCTCGATGATGTCTGTGCAATCGTTGCTGGTCATGTATCCGATCCACGCCTATGGCTCGGAGACGCAACGGCGCAAATATCTCCCCAAACTCGCAAGCGGCGAAATGATCGGTTGCTTCGGCTTGACCGAGCCCGACGCGGGGTCCGATCCAGGCAGCATGAAAACGCGCGCGGCAAAGATCGCCGGTGGCTATCGGCTCACCGGCGCAAAGATCTGGATCACCAATGCACCAATCGCCGACGTCTTCATCGTATGGGCGAAGTCCGATGCGCATGGCGGCAAGATCCGCGGCTTCGTTCTGGAGAATGGCTTGGCCGGCCTCTCGGCACCGAAGATCGATGGCAAACTGTCGCTGCGCGCTTCGGTCACCGGCGAAATCGTCCTCGACGGCGTCGAGGTCGATGATGGCGCGCTCCTGCCCGATGCGGAGGGCCTTGCCGGACCATTTGGCTGCCTCAATCGGGCACGCTACGGGATCGCCTGGGGCGCGATGGGCGCAGCCGAAGCCTGTTAGCATGCCGCACGACAGTACGGGCTCGACCGCAAGCAGTTCGGGCGGCCGCTCGCCAATACCCAGCTCTATCAGAAGAAACTCGCCGACATG from Bradyrhizobium arachidis carries:
- a CDS encoding VOC family protein — encoded protein: MSHLVNAVGHVKINTTVTEAVVREATEILGLHVTHSDDRQTWLSSNGRAAELVLFRSHENAVHTIGLEALTVEAVREVASRVEGAGCRIQSREPSLKCIEASVTFATPEGLRFEIHTPIRNKINSRRHPTHGVGPNRMDHLNLTTPDPAATRRQLEMICGLRLSERMVDDSLSWMYGGNRQHHILGVVRGKVGLHHYSFEFREFNDYLKLGDLLDRFDKEMLWGPGRHRPGDNTYAYYTDSSGVMIECSGSMALIADDGDYEPNVITNLERPGNVRAMNVWGTPAPLEWRQHHFPFTAVN